The following are from one region of the Rhodanobacter sp. LX-99 genome:
- a CDS encoding PepSY domain-containing protein, producing the protein MRRLSAHVHRWTGITIGVACAYLALTGAWVLIKPQLNATVSPYLQTTSTCQRPASVDLIAASAQRIHSASRIESVWVMGNPSSSVIVRFSDQVQGYFDPCTGRLIAMHSRWSSFFGAAEYIHRLRFMGERAGRLLGGTIALATCLLLVFLGLFTWWPRRLAAWPASLKINSALSGRARLRNRHSVTGVLVAPILLVITIAGSFMAFDPDKRALNAILGSASIEWPAAGPIDPRAPPAIDSALANAAGVLHSRPLLTTVQYQPKHGVVEITVIESETRNPRGVSFVFADARSGKILGYIPYARTPASERAYSWLVSLHLGLVGGLAGQVSTFLALLGLLYLFYSGVRSFTVRKRAQAVPVSSREFVRMLVRDVSDVSLGVKRFTLVPADKAQLPESTPGAHVSVMMANGLVRQYSLCNGPEDIGHFVLAVKLDERGRGGSRAMHDLEPGQCVFVDQPRNNFKLVHTRQKSLLLAAGIGITPIISMVRYLKAGGMPFELHYFGRSVGSLPFVDDLRQACGTREFSLHVGLSREEVGEKIQALMKTTSSGAHAYVCGPSGFIAKAEACAASAGLPGPHFHRECFSNDLLSIATLGSSFSVTLARSGEVLLVGPDESLLSALKRHGIKVDSSCEQGLCGSCVIGVLSGDLDHRDLVLSDAEKSRGNRIIACVSRCRGKLTLDL; encoded by the coding sequence GTGCGGCGACTCTCAGCTCATGTCCACCGCTGGACGGGTATAACGATCGGAGTTGCATGTGCGTACCTTGCACTGACAGGGGCGTGGGTCCTCATCAAGCCCCAGCTCAACGCGACGGTCAGCCCGTACCTGCAGACAACCAGCACATGCCAGCGGCCGGCATCGGTCGATCTGATTGCCGCAAGTGCACAGAGGATCCACAGTGCGTCCCGGATCGAGTCGGTGTGGGTGATGGGGAACCCGTCTTCCTCGGTGATCGTGAGGTTCTCCGACCAGGTGCAAGGCTACTTCGATCCTTGTACGGGCCGATTGATCGCGATGCATTCCAGATGGTCCAGCTTCTTCGGGGCAGCAGAGTACATCCATCGACTCCGCTTCATGGGCGAACGCGCCGGGAGATTGCTGGGCGGAACGATCGCGCTGGCCACCTGCCTCCTTCTCGTCTTCCTGGGTCTGTTCACGTGGTGGCCCCGCAGGCTGGCGGCCTGGCCCGCGTCGTTGAAGATCAATTCCGCCTTGAGCGGTCGCGCCCGACTCAGGAACCGTCATTCAGTGACCGGCGTGCTCGTGGCGCCGATCCTCCTTGTCATCACGATCGCGGGCTCCTTCATGGCATTCGATCCCGACAAGCGGGCACTGAATGCCATTCTCGGATCCGCAAGCATCGAATGGCCCGCTGCGGGACCCATCGATCCGCGCGCTCCTCCGGCGATCGACAGCGCATTGGCGAACGCGGCAGGGGTTCTTCATTCGCGCCCACTGCTCACGACCGTCCAGTATCAGCCAAAGCATGGCGTCGTCGAGATCACGGTCATCGAATCGGAAACCCGCAATCCGCGGGGCGTCAGCTTCGTATTCGCCGATGCGCGGTCGGGCAAGATTCTCGGGTACATCCCTTACGCAAGAACGCCGGCAAGCGAGCGCGCCTATTCATGGCTCGTATCTCTTCACCTGGGCCTCGTGGGCGGGCTGGCCGGCCAGGTGTCGACATTTCTCGCGCTCCTCGGATTGCTGTATCTCTTCTATTCCGGAGTTCGCAGTTTCACCGTCCGCAAACGCGCGCAAGCCGTGCCGGTCTCCTCCCGTGAATTCGTCCGAATGCTGGTACGCGATGTGTCCGACGTTTCGCTGGGCGTCAAACGCTTTACGCTGGTTCCGGCCGACAAAGCGCAACTGCCTGAATCCACCCCGGGAGCGCACGTCAGCGTGATGATGGCCAACGGACTGGTGCGTCAATACTCGCTGTGCAACGGCCCGGAGGATATCGGCCACTTCGTACTGGCGGTGAAATTGGACGAGAGAGGGAGAGGAGGCTCCAGGGCCATGCACGACCTCGAGCCTGGGCAGTGCGTGTTCGTCGACCAGCCGCGGAACAACTTCAAGCTGGTGCACACACGGCAAAAATCGCTCTTGCTTGCCGCCGGTATCGGCATAACGCCGATCATCAGCATGGTGAGATACCTCAAGGCGGGAGGCATGCCGTTCGAGCTCCATTACTTCGGCAGAAGTGTCGGTAGCCTTCCCTTTGTCGACGATTTGCGCCAAGCGTGTGGCACGCGGGAATTTTCGCTTCACGTCGGCTTGTCTCGCGAAGAGGTGGGCGAGAAGATCCAGGCATTGATGAAGACAACCAGTTCCGGCGCCCACGCCTATGTTTGCGGCCCATCCGGGTTCATCGCGAAAGCCGAGGCATGTGCCGCATCCGCCGGGCTGCCCGGGCCGCATTTTCATCGTGAATGCTTCAGCAATGATCTCCTGTCGATCGCAACACTTGGCAGTTCATTCAGCGTGACACTGGCGCGCAGCGGCGAAGTCCTGCTTGTGGGACCGGACGAAAGCTTGCTGTCGGCACTGAAACGTCACGGCATCAAGGTGGACAGTTCGTGCGAACAGGGATTGTGCGGAAGCTGCGTGATTGGCGTCCTGTCAGGAGATCTCGACCATCGCGATCTCGTGCTGTCCGATGCGGAGAAATCCCGCGGAAACAGGATCATTGCGTGTGTTTCCAGGTGCAGGGGAAAACTGACCCTCGATCTGTAA
- a CDS encoding carbohydrate porin has product MTHAALMGLLMALALGPCAAGEPVVVDGFAHESGHHEGDTTLELAYTADYWSAISGGVGRHDRVIGNMDLVLPADLDHLFDLARTRALVQVIYNNGASFSEEVTGDLQVISNIETGTRMVRPLQAWMEHRGLRNNWSILAGIYDVNSEFDSLNASRTFLSGAHGMGTDIAQSGRNGPSIFPITSLGIRFARTLSPSTVLRIAVLDGVPDDAENPQRSTININAREGAFSIAELDFTGKSIRLLGGAWGYSSTLPDIRQELGPRYGKHRSMGVYFRGETLPGNGTGSGAKAFFRVGIASDRTNAFDRFASVGLSWAGLHASRPDDEAGVAILWAGSGGPQRELMRHQGVNASASEWAAELTYKFAATDWLAIQPSVQFIFNPGLDRNAQNILAAGLRIVVAYAP; this is encoded by the coding sequence ATGACGCACGCAGCGCTGATGGGTCTGCTGATGGCCCTGGCCCTTGGCCCTTGTGCCGCCGGGGAGCCAGTGGTTGTCGATGGCTTCGCGCACGAATCCGGGCATCACGAAGGCGACACAACGCTCGAACTCGCGTACACGGCGGATTACTGGTCCGCCATCTCGGGCGGCGTGGGTCGCCATGATCGCGTCATCGGCAACATGGATCTGGTACTGCCCGCGGACCTGGATCATCTCTTCGACCTGGCAAGGACACGTGCACTGGTCCAGGTCATCTACAACAATGGCGCGTCGTTCAGCGAGGAGGTCACGGGCGATCTGCAAGTCATTTCGAACATCGAAACCGGCACGCGCATGGTACGGCCGTTGCAAGCCTGGATGGAGCATCGAGGGCTCCGGAACAACTGGTCGATCCTGGCTGGAATCTACGACGTGAACAGCGAGTTCGATTCGCTGAATGCGTCAAGAACTTTCCTTTCCGGTGCTCACGGAATGGGAACCGACATTGCGCAGAGCGGTCGCAACGGCCCTTCAATATTCCCCATCACGTCGCTGGGCATCAGGTTCGCGCGGACACTTTCGCCATCGACGGTCCTGCGGATCGCCGTCCTGGACGGGGTTCCCGACGACGCGGAGAACCCGCAGCGCTCGACGATAAACATCAACGCCCGGGAAGGCGCTTTTTCCATCGCCGAACTCGATTTCACCGGCAAATCGATCCGGCTCCTCGGGGGAGCGTGGGGTTACTCGTCGACCCTTCCGGACATCAGGCAGGAGCTTGGGCCACGCTACGGGAAGCACAGGAGCATGGGTGTGTACTTCCGGGGCGAAACGCTTCCAGGCAATGGCACGGGCAGCGGAGCGAAGGCATTCTTTCGCGTTGGGATTGCGTCGGACAGGACGAATGCGTTCGACCGTTTCGCAAGCGTAGGGCTGAGTTGGGCCGGACTGCACGCAAGCAGGCCTGACGATGAGGCCGGCGTGGCGATTCTCTGGGCGGGAAGTGGAGGGCCGCAAAGGGAGCTCATGCGGCACCAGGGCGTGAATGCCTCCGCCAGCGAGTGGGCTGCCGAGCTCACGTACAAGTTCGCCGCGACCGATTGGCTTGCCATCCAACCAAGCGTACAGTTCATTTTCAATCCGGGGCTCGACAGGAATGCGCAAAACATCCTCGCAGCAGGGCTGCGGATTGTCGTTGCGTATGCTCCGTAA